In Micromonospora sp. LH3U1, one genomic interval encodes:
- a CDS encoding non-ribosomal peptide synthetase: MKSSVNVEEALRYWREQLAGVTQPTRLGVERVAAPDGGERGRARLRWTAQRVSDLECAAAAAGLPPDHLVLAAWGLVFTAHAGEQDVVCGAFADEPGGELWPLRVRLDPLQRLGSYLDAVRRDCERGDAYAGLTLAELAACADLADGTALFGTIVRCTRSAPAASTPVFDIEVTAALGPEPGLFLDHAGGLLADADARRLLTHLDQMLSALAGASASDPVGDLSPLPNSELAQVVEEWNATERDLGEPRCLHELFELRAARTPDALAVVQGQDSLSYAELAAAAGRLAARLAAAGVGRGDTVALCLPRTVGTVVAVLGVLKAGAAYAPIDPDLPAERVRDLVATLAAPVVLTDPGAVPEVLRRCEGLPALRSVLWLGGDGRGPEAGTGPADVTVDYALAEPPPGAPAPARACPGDPAYVIFTSGSTGRPKGVMMAHAPAVNLVRWVNETYRMGPTDQVLFTASLSFDLSVYDIFGLLAAGGSIRVAATEELRDPQRLLAILDRERVTFWDSAPAALQQLEPFFALREPPAGHSLRLVFLSGDWVPLTLPDAARTAFADPEVVALGGATEAAIWSNHFPVAKVDPAWPSIPYGRPIANARYYVLDAGLRPAPVGAPGDLYIGGRCLATGYHADPRLTAAKFVPDPYGREPGGRLYRTGDRARFWPDGTIEFLGRQDHQVKIRGFRVELGEIEVSLAALPGVASAVAAVHGAAPNLHLIAYAVPRPGSALDPVELRAGLTDRLPPYMVPAQIVVLDALPATANGKLDRAALPAPDFVDAGRAEYVAPRTPVEEVVAALWAEVLAVERVGAEDAFFDLGGHSMLIPQVLARLKSDLQIDVPPLTMLNHPTLAGFAAVVERALLEQIEALEESEKEGHSAGQRG, encoded by the coding sequence GTGAAATCCTCGGTAAATGTGGAGGAGGCGCTGCGGTACTGGCGGGAGCAGCTCGCCGGTGTCACCCAGCCGACGCGGCTGGGTGTCGAGCGGGTCGCCGCCCCGGACGGAGGCGAGCGCGGCAGGGCCCGGCTGCGGTGGACGGCCCAGCGGGTGTCCGATCTCGAGTGTGCCGCCGCAGCGGCGGGCCTGCCGCCCGATCACCTCGTGCTCGCCGCCTGGGGGCTGGTGTTCACCGCGCACGCCGGCGAACAGGACGTGGTCTGCGGCGCGTTCGCGGACGAGCCCGGCGGTGAGCTGTGGCCGCTGCGCGTGCGGCTGGACCCGCTGCAGCGCCTCGGCTCGTATCTCGACGCCGTCCGCAGGGACTGCGAGCGCGGCGACGCGTACGCCGGGCTGACCCTCGCCGAGTTGGCCGCCTGCGCCGACCTTGCGGACGGCACCGCCCTCTTCGGCACCATCGTCCGCTGCACGCGCTCGGCGCCCGCCGCCAGCACGCCGGTGTTCGACATCGAGGTCACCGCCGCGCTGGGCCCGGAGCCCGGGCTGTTTCTCGACCACGCCGGCGGGCTCCTCGCCGACGCCGACGCCAGGCGCCTGCTCACCCATCTCGACCAGATGCTCTCCGCGCTCGCCGGCGCCTCCGCCAGCGACCCGGTGGGCGACCTCAGCCCGCTGCCGAACTCCGAGCTCGCACAGGTCGTCGAGGAGTGGAACGCGACCGAGCGCGACCTCGGCGAGCCGCGCTGCCTGCACGAGCTGTTCGAGCTGCGGGCCGCCCGCACCCCGGACGCCCTCGCCGTCGTCCAGGGCCAGGACAGCCTCAGCTACGCGGAGCTCGCCGCCGCCGCCGGGCGGCTGGCCGCCCGGCTCGCCGCGGCGGGCGTCGGCCGCGGCGACACGGTGGCGCTCTGCCTGCCTCGTACCGTGGGCACCGTGGTCGCCGTGCTCGGCGTCCTGAAGGCAGGCGCCGCGTACGCGCCGATCGACCCGGACCTGCCCGCCGAACGGGTACGCGACCTGGTGGCGACGCTCGCCGCTCCGGTCGTCCTCACCGACCCCGGAGCTGTGCCCGAGGTGCTGCGGCGCTGCGAGGGGCTGCCCGCGCTGCGGTCGGTGCTCTGGCTGGGCGGCGATGGCCGGGGGCCGGAGGCTGGCACGGGGCCGGCGGACGTCACGGTGGACTACGCGCTTGCCGAGCCACCGCCCGGCGCGCCCGCGCCCGCGCGCGCATGCCCCGGCGATCCCGCGTACGTCATCTTCACCTCGGGGTCCACCGGCCGGCCCAAGGGCGTCATGATGGCGCACGCGCCCGCCGTGAACCTCGTCCGCTGGGTGAACGAGACATACCGGATGGGCCCGACCGACCAGGTCCTGTTCACCGCCTCGCTCAGCTTCGACCTGTCGGTCTACGACATCTTCGGGCTGCTCGCCGCCGGCGGCAGCATTCGCGTGGCCGCCACCGAGGAGCTGCGCGACCCGCAGCGGCTGCTGGCGATCCTCGACCGCGAGCGGGTGACGTTCTGGGATTCGGCACCGGCTGCGCTGCAACAGCTCGAGCCGTTCTTCGCGCTGCGCGAGCCGCCCGCCGGGCACTCGCTGCGGCTGGTCTTCCTGAGCGGCGACTGGGTGCCCCTGACCCTGCCGGACGCCGCCCGCACGGCCTTCGCCGACCCGGAGGTGGTGGCGCTCGGCGGTGCCACCGAGGCGGCGATCTGGTCCAACCACTTCCCGGTGGCGAAGGTCGACCCGGCCTGGCCGAGCATCCCGTACGGCCGTCCGATCGCCAACGCCCGCTACTACGTGCTCGACGCCGGACTGCGCCCGGCGCCGGTGGGTGCCCCGGGCGACCTCTACATCGGCGGTCGCTGCCTGGCCACCGGCTACCACGCCGATCCGCGGCTGACCGCCGCCAAGTTCGTCCCCGACCCGTACGGCCGGGAGCCCGGCGGGCGGCTGTACCGCACCGGCGACCGGGCCCGCTTCTGGCCGGACGGCACCATCGAGTTCCTCGGCCGGCAGGACCACCAGGTCAAGATCCGCGGCTTCCGGGTCGAGCTCGGCGAGATCGAAGTGAGCCTCGCAGCCCTGCCCGGGGTGGCCTCCGCCGTCGCCGCGGTGCACGGCGCCGCACCGAACCTGCACCTGATCGCGTACGCCGTGCCGCGCCCCGGAAGCGCGCTCGATCCCGTCGAGCTGCGGGCCGGCCTGACGGACCGGCTGCCGCCCTACATGGTGCCCGCGCAGATCGTCGTGCTGGACGCGCTGCCCGCCACCGCCAACGGGAAGCTGGACCGGGCCGCTCTGCCGGCGCCGGACTTCGTGGACGCCGGCCGCGCGGAGTACGTCGCGCCGCGTACCCCGGTCGAGGAGGTCGTCGCCGCGCTCTGGGCGGAGGTGCTCGCGGTCGAGCGGGTCGGCGCCGAGGACGCCTTCTTCGACCTGGGCGGGCACTCGATGCTCATTCCTCAGGTGCTGGCGCGTCTGAAGAGCGATCTGCAGATCGACGTGCCGCCGTTGACCATGCTGAACCACCCGACCCTCGCCGGCTTCGCCGCCGTGGTCGAGCGGGCGCTCCTGGAGCAGATCGAGGCGCTCGAGGAGAGCGAGAAGGAGGGTCACAGTGCCGGCCAGCGGGGCTGA
- a CDS encoding PAS domain-containing protein: MYAVNSVMEMPCSTYPGNSRTTAPLLPASEISSEEYGDVVLSLFERSGIGLAVLDPALRVRASNDVFGEQCGRPRETIKDHSFVAFLHLSVRQGLLRQFERLVQGRRSHVVCHSLAVRFARTDIAGQLAAFPVDDNNGKVRMIVVQFVPERIEESQPEVSEQLKLTALTAKILEGVAAGDPTVRLAAKLFLSRQGIEYHVSALLRQFKVPNRTALAAKAYSMGIFTVGCWPPKVLPECIRS; this comes from the coding sequence ATGTATGCGGTCAATTCAGTCATGGAAATGCCTTGTTCCACTTATCCGGGTAATTCACGCACTACCGCGCCGTTGCTGCCGGCCTCGGAGATCAGCAGCGAGGAGTACGGCGACGTCGTGCTCTCCTTGTTCGAGAGGTCGGGCATCGGCTTGGCGGTCCTCGACCCGGCGCTGCGGGTGCGCGCGTCGAACGACGTGTTCGGCGAGCAGTGTGGCCGTCCACGCGAGACCATCAAGGACCACAGCTTCGTGGCGTTTCTCCACCTCAGCGTGCGGCAGGGCCTGCTGCGCCAGTTCGAGCGACTCGTCCAGGGACGGCGCAGTCACGTCGTCTGCCACTCTCTCGCCGTGCGTTTCGCGAGGACTGACATCGCCGGGCAACTGGCCGCCTTTCCGGTGGACGACAACAACGGCAAGGTCCGCATGATCGTGGTGCAGTTCGTGCCCGAGCGGATCGAGGAATCACAACCCGAGGTCAGCGAGCAGCTAAAGCTGACCGCCCTCACCGCCAAGATTTTGGAAGGCGTGGCGGCGGGCGATCCCACCGTGCGGCTCGCGGCCAAGCTCTTCCTGAGCCGCCAGGGGATCGAATATCACGTGAGCGCTCTTCTGCGGCAATTCAAGGTGCCGAATCGCACCGCGCTCGCCGCGAAGGCCTACTCGATGGGGATTTTCACCGTGGGCTGCTGGCCGCCCAAAGTGCTCCCTGAGTGCATACGATCCTGA
- the leuD gene encoding 3-isopropylmalate dehydratase small subunit — translation MENFITHTGVAAPLPRSNVNTDDIVPARFLKTVRRSGFADALFANWRYIDDRDPNPDFVLNQPRYAGATVLVAGLNFGCGSSREHAPWSLREFGFRCIIAPSFADIFYNNCFNSSILPVVLPSAAVDDLVAALTDQRQEVHIDLSAQTVTTPDGQLLPFEVDPFRKTALLEGLDSIDWTLSRSAEIAAYEERRRREASWLFLDLPAPA, via the coding sequence ATGGAGAACTTCATCACCCACACCGGTGTGGCCGCACCGCTGCCCCGCTCGAACGTCAACACCGACGACATCGTGCCCGCCCGGTTCCTCAAGACGGTTCGCCGTTCCGGATTCGCCGACGCCCTGTTCGCCAACTGGCGCTACATCGACGACCGCGACCCGAACCCCGACTTCGTGCTGAACCAGCCCCGGTACGCCGGTGCGACGGTGCTCGTGGCCGGGCTGAACTTCGGCTGCGGCTCCTCCCGTGAGCACGCCCCGTGGTCGCTGCGCGAGTTCGGCTTCCGCTGCATCATCGCGCCCAGCTTCGCCGACATCTTCTACAACAACTGCTTCAACAGCAGCATCCTGCCCGTCGTGCTCCCCTCGGCGGCGGTCGACGACCTCGTGGCCGCGCTCACCGACCAGCGGCAGGAGGTGCACATCGACCTGTCCGCGCAGACGGTCACGACGCCAGACGGGCAGCTCCTGCCGTTCGAGGTCGATCCGTTCAGGAAGACCGCGCTGCTGGAGGGCCTCGACAGCATCGACTGGACGCTGTCGCGCAGCGCCGAGATCGCCGCGTACGAGGAACGGCGCCGCCGCGAGGCGAGCTGGCTGTTCCTCGACCTGCCCGCCCCGGCATGA
- a CDS encoding MbtH family protein yields the protein MDDSNVKVLVNHEEQYSLWPAFLDVPAGWTDTGVSGTKEECMSYVKEVWTDMRPLSLRQRMAESTATHA from the coding sequence ATGGATGACAGCAACGTGAAAGTCCTCGTCAACCACGAGGAGCAGTACTCGCTCTGGCCCGCCTTCCTCGACGTGCCCGCGGGCTGGACGGACACCGGCGTCTCCGGGACCAAGGAGGAGTGCATGTCGTATGTCAAGGAGGTGTGGACCGACATGCGTCCGCTGAGCCTGCGCCAGCGGATGGCCGAGTCGACGGCCACCCACGCCTGA
- a CDS encoding response regulator transcription factor gives MDLLVDLHKQDRDGYRVLVLTDNELTRRGLSDMLGSLAEVTDVETFVSVHPDYVPFCEHGPVDILVIACHDLKGRGVNLVADTAVRCGTKILVLIERKVDCLDTVTEFPSNGFLIKDDVTEDALAAALSQITCGEVPMPAMLANRLLERVRGETPPERPVSQKLTPRERETLVLVAAGLSNKQIARRMLISQHGVKRLVANILSKLNCSNRTLAAAVAIKEGLLP, from the coding sequence GTGGACCTGCTAGTCGATCTACATAAGCAGGATCGCGACGGTTACAGGGTTCTGGTGCTCACTGACAACGAGTTGACACGCCGAGGTCTCAGCGACATGTTGGGAAGTCTGGCGGAAGTCACTGACGTCGAAACCTTTGTCAGCGTCCATCCTGACTACGTTCCGTTCTGCGAACATGGTCCGGTTGACATCCTGGTCATCGCTTGCCATGACCTGAAAGGCAGGGGGGTGAATCTGGTCGCTGACACGGCGGTCAGGTGCGGCACGAAGATCTTGGTGCTGATCGAGCGCAAGGTGGACTGCCTCGACACCGTCACAGAGTTCCCCAGCAACGGGTTTCTGATCAAGGACGACGTGACCGAGGATGCGCTCGCCGCGGCGCTGAGCCAGATCACCTGCGGCGAGGTGCCCATGCCTGCGATGCTCGCCAACCGCCTGCTGGAGCGTGTGCGTGGGGAGACGCCACCGGAGCGCCCAGTCTCACAGAAGCTGACGCCGCGGGAACGTGAGACTCTGGTGCTGGTCGCCGCCGGGCTCAGCAACAAACAGATCGCCCGCCGCATGCTGATCAGCCAGCACGGCGTCAAGCGCCTGGTGGCGAACATCTTGTCCAAGCTCAACTGCTCGAATCGGACGCTCGCCGCCGCGGTAGCGATCAAGGAGGGTCTGCTGCCGTAA
- the leuC gene encoding 3-isopropylmalate dehydratase large subunit, whose protein sequence is MSPRTMFDKIWDAHVVRDEPGEVPILYIDRHLTHEATSPQAFSGLRDRGIGVRRTGATVAVLDHNVPTVPGRRMVDVIDAASVTCIETMQDNAREFGVTLFDMTDEFQGIVHVIGPELGISLPGMTVVCGDSHTSTHGALGIFAMGIGTSEVEHVLATQCLLQQKPRTMNIRVEGTLAAGVTAKDLALAIIGKFGTNVGANHVIEFSGPAVRSLTVEGRMTLCNMAIEAGARAGMVAPDEVTIEYVRGRRHAPQGELFEQAAAHWRELASDPGADFDAVLDIDVDDLAPQITWGTDPGMVVDVTGTVPDPAVEADSATRKAYERALEYMGLTPGQKVEDIEVQTVFIGSCTNSRIEDLRAAAGYVAGRQVAPGVRAIVVPGSMQVSRQAEEEGLAGIFRDAGFQWREAGCSMCIAMNGDRLSAGERCASTSNRNFEGRQGKGGRTHLVSPLMAAGAAIAGHFVDVRNA, encoded by the coding sequence ATGAGCCCACGAACCATGTTCGACAAGATCTGGGATGCCCACGTGGTCCGGGACGAGCCCGGCGAGGTGCCGATCCTGTACATCGACCGGCACCTCACCCACGAGGCGACCTCGCCGCAGGCCTTCTCGGGTCTGCGCGACCGCGGGATCGGCGTACGCCGTACCGGCGCCACCGTTGCCGTGCTCGACCACAACGTGCCGACCGTGCCCGGCCGCCGCATGGTGGACGTCATCGACGCCGCGAGCGTGACGTGCATCGAGACGATGCAGGACAACGCCCGCGAGTTCGGGGTCACGTTGTTCGACATGACCGACGAGTTCCAGGGCATCGTCCACGTCATCGGCCCGGAGCTGGGGATCTCCCTGCCCGGCATGACGGTCGTCTGCGGGGACTCCCACACCTCCACCCACGGCGCGCTCGGCATCTTCGCCATGGGCATCGGCACCAGCGAGGTGGAGCACGTGCTGGCCACCCAGTGCCTGCTCCAGCAGAAGCCGCGCACCATGAACATCCGGGTCGAGGGGACGCTCGCAGCCGGGGTCACGGCCAAGGACCTGGCGCTGGCGATCATCGGCAAGTTCGGCACGAACGTCGGGGCCAACCACGTCATCGAGTTCAGCGGTCCGGCCGTACGCTCCCTGACCGTCGAGGGCCGCATGACCCTGTGCAACATGGCGATCGAGGCGGGCGCGCGGGCCGGCATGGTGGCTCCCGACGAGGTCACCATCGAGTACGTCCGGGGCCGCCGGCACGCCCCGCAGGGCGAGCTCTTCGAGCAGGCTGCGGCGCACTGGCGGGAACTTGCCAGTGACCCGGGAGCAGACTTCGACGCCGTGCTCGACATCGACGTCGACGACCTCGCGCCGCAGATCACCTGGGGCACGGACCCGGGCATGGTCGTGGACGTCACGGGCACGGTGCCCGACCCGGCGGTGGAGGCCGACAGCGCGACCCGCAAGGCGTACGAGCGGGCCCTGGAGTACATGGGCCTCACGCCCGGCCAGAAGGTCGAGGACATCGAGGTTCAGACGGTGTTCATCGGCTCATGCACGAACTCCCGCATCGAGGACCTGCGCGCGGCGGCCGGCTACGTCGCGGGACGCCAGGTGGCGCCGGGCGTCCGCGCGATCGTCGTGCCAGGTTCGATGCAGGTGAGCCGGCAGGCCGAGGAGGAGGGCCTGGCCGGGATCTTCCGGGACGCGGGCTTCCAGTGGCGTGAGGCCGGCTGCAGCATGTGCATCGCCATGAACGGAGACCGGCTCTCCGCGGGGGAACGCTGCGCGTCGACCAGCAACCGCAACTTCGAGGGCCGCCAGGGTAAGGGCGGCCGGACCCACCTGGTCAGTCCGCTGATGGCCGCCGGCGCGGCGATCGCGGGCCACTTCGTCGACGTCCGTAACGCATAG
- a CDS encoding M23 family metallopeptidase — MGVDERRRTSAIRDWRTILATEPPDRYYAFGRPILAPADGVVVDVHDGEADHVGRRSQFALVPYVLGQAQRLRQGVGAVAGNYVTIALPGNRAYVALAHLRAGSVRPALGDPVRAGQQIAECGNSGNSTQPHVHVQIMDNADISAARGVPMAFREFRERRRGSARFEDRATGIPGEESIVQPLAG, encoded by the coding sequence GTGGGCGTCGACGAGCGGCGCCGCACCTCCGCCATCCGTGATTGGCGAACGATACTGGCCACCGAGCCCCCGGACCGCTATTACGCGTTCGGACGGCCGATTCTGGCCCCGGCCGACGGCGTCGTCGTCGACGTGCACGACGGGGAGGCCGACCATGTCGGGCGCCGATCCCAGTTCGCGCTGGTGCCCTACGTGCTGGGCCAGGCGCAGCGCCTGCGGCAGGGTGTGGGCGCGGTCGCCGGCAACTACGTGACCATCGCGCTGCCCGGCAACAGGGCGTACGTCGCGCTGGCGCATCTGCGGGCCGGGTCCGTCCGCCCCGCGCTGGGCGACCCGGTACGCGCCGGGCAGCAGATCGCGGAGTGCGGCAACTCCGGCAACTCGACCCAGCCGCACGTGCACGTGCAGATCATGGACAACGCCGACATATCTGCGGCCCGTGGGGTGCCGATGGCCTTCCGGGAGTTCCGCGAACGACGCCGCGGCTCGGCTCGCTTCGAGGACCGGGCGACCGGGATCCCGGGCGAGGAGTCGATCGTGCAGCCGCTGGCTGGCTGA
- a CDS encoding MMPL family transporter produces the protein MFLKASRAIVAGRWLSVAFWIILAAVLVQAAPNLQEEANTSQQEARSRSSLEAFQAGELIAEKFPQVQEVANNQVTVTVFRDSGLTAADETYVRSLEQFLAGRKDDIRLRSTASPYSDPQNAGTLISQDRKATLITLNLDMAYATEDNNAWLEQTKEIMPRIRGYLSGDAAERGGAPAAPSGLDVHLTGGNAIWGDAITLQEESLNRTLVMTLAFVLIVLLIIYRSPIAAILPLLSVGLALTISQGVLGFAADAGLSVSPNALVFLIIVLFGLGTDHSLLMFSRFRDSLLNGVARREALRGAIGYGGEAIFASVCAVIVAFGGMAFAQDVNFKGIGPALAIAVFIEFLVIMTLIPAAMAIFGEKVFWPFVPSKVRARRLGVGTGGGTPKHGIWDRVASSVTRRPTRFIVATVLVLLPFLGLLTGFRFDNNELRALLPASTDSYQGLTVLRENFGEAAGAENAITIVVESRQGGWGQDQLATVAKLGSDLQALPGVSRVTVPTQENVAQYVSADGTTVNMSAELSHDPYSEQALDTITDIRGTMRDSLQGTNLADARTYVGGVTAEVRDNLATQKRDSVVIALIVLVGIFLVLAVLLRSLVAPIYMVATIVLAYAATMSLTVAFFQYVLGYDGLWIDAPIAAFVILVALGIDYSIFLMTRVKEEYHTHGRSNTEAVRNALARTGSVITSCGIILAGTFTPLLFSGIKSYLEMGFAIVVGLLLDTFVIRTLLVPAIAVKVGDRNWWPGRRQDVVTEMPDADESREPIPANH, from the coding sequence TTGTTTCTCAAGGCTAGCCGAGCCATCGTCGCCGGTCGCTGGCTGTCCGTGGCGTTCTGGATCATCCTCGCGGCGGTCCTGGTGCAGGCGGCTCCCAATCTGCAGGAGGAGGCCAACACCAGCCAGCAGGAGGCCCGGTCCCGGTCGAGCCTGGAGGCGTTCCAGGCTGGCGAACTGATCGCGGAAAAGTTCCCGCAGGTGCAGGAAGTGGCGAACAACCAGGTCACGGTCACTGTCTTCCGAGACAGTGGCCTGACCGCCGCCGACGAGACCTACGTGCGGTCCCTGGAGCAGTTCCTGGCTGGCCGCAAGGACGACATCCGGCTGCGGTCGACCGCGTCGCCGTACTCGGATCCGCAGAACGCCGGCACGCTGATCAGCCAGGATCGCAAGGCCACGCTGATAACGCTGAACCTCGACATGGCGTACGCGACCGAGGACAACAACGCCTGGCTGGAGCAGACCAAGGAGATCATGCCGCGGATCCGCGGCTATCTGTCCGGCGACGCCGCCGAGCGTGGTGGCGCCCCGGCGGCACCGTCCGGTCTCGACGTGCATCTCACTGGTGGGAACGCCATCTGGGGCGACGCCATCACGCTGCAGGAGGAGAGCCTCAACCGCACGCTGGTGATGACGCTCGCGTTCGTCCTGATCGTGCTGCTGATCATCTACCGGTCGCCGATCGCCGCGATCCTCCCGCTGCTCTCGGTGGGGCTGGCTCTGACGATCTCGCAGGGGGTGCTGGGCTTCGCGGCGGACGCGGGGCTCAGCGTCTCGCCGAACGCGCTGGTATTCCTCATCATCGTCCTGTTCGGGCTGGGCACCGACCACTCGTTGCTCATGTTCTCCCGCTTCCGGGACAGCCTGCTGAACGGTGTGGCGAGACGGGAGGCGCTGCGCGGCGCGATCGGGTACGGCGGCGAGGCCATCTTTGCCAGCGTCTGCGCCGTCATCGTGGCCTTCGGCGGCATGGCGTTCGCTCAGGACGTCAACTTCAAGGGCATCGGTCCGGCGCTGGCGATCGCGGTGTTCATCGAGTTCCTGGTCATCATGACGCTCATCCCCGCGGCGATGGCGATCTTCGGGGAGAAGGTGTTCTGGCCGTTCGTTCCGTCGAAGGTGCGGGCGCGGCGCCTGGGCGTGGGAACCGGCGGCGGCACCCCGAAGCACGGCATCTGGGATCGGGTCGCGTCGTCGGTCACCCGCCGGCCGACCCGGTTCATCGTGGCCACCGTCCTGGTGCTGCTGCCCTTCCTCGGCCTGCTGACCGGGTTCCGCTTCGACAACAACGAGCTACGGGCGCTGCTGCCCGCGTCGACCGACTCCTACCAGGGTCTGACCGTGCTGCGGGAGAACTTCGGCGAGGCGGCCGGGGCGGAGAACGCGATCACGATCGTCGTCGAGTCGCGACAGGGCGGCTGGGGCCAGGACCAACTCGCCACGGTCGCGAAGCTGGGCAGCGACCTGCAGGCTCTGCCCGGGGTGAGCCGGGTGACGGTGCCGACGCAGGAAAATGTGGCCCAGTACGTGTCCGCCGACGGCACGACCGTCAACATGAGCGCCGAGCTGAGCCACGACCCGTACTCGGAGCAGGCGCTCGACACCATCACCGACATCCGTGGCACTATGCGGGACTCGCTGCAGGGCACGAACCTGGCGGACGCGAGGACGTACGTCGGTGGCGTGACCGCGGAGGTCCGCGACAACCTGGCGACGCAGAAGCGGGACTCCGTCGTGATTGCCCTGATCGTGCTCGTCGGCATCTTCCTCGTCCTCGCGGTGCTGCTGCGCAGCCTCGTGGCACCGATCTACATGGTGGCGACCATCGTCCTGGCCTACGCGGCGACGATGAGCCTGACGGTGGCGTTCTTCCAGTACGTCCTCGGCTACGACGGACTGTGGATCGACGCCCCGATCGCCGCCTTCGTGATCCTGGTGGCGCTGGGCATCGACTACAGCATCTTCCTGATGACGCGGGTGAAGGAGGAATACCACACGCACGGGCGGTCGAACACCGAGGCGGTCCGCAACGCCCTCGCCCGCACCGGTTCCGTGATCACCTCGTGCGGCATCATCCTGGCCGGCACGTTCACGCCGCTGCTCTTCTCGGGGATCAAGTCGTACCTCGAGATGGGCTTCGCGATCGTGGTCGGCCTCCTGCTGGACACCTTCGTGATCCGCACGTTGCTCGTCCCGGCGATCGCCGTCAAGGTCGGCGACCGCAACTGGTGGCCCGGCCGGCGGCAGGACGTCGTCACGGAGATGCCGGACGCGGACGAGTCCCGCGAACCAATTCCTGCCAATCACTGA
- a CDS encoding thioesterase II family protein encodes MRESGDDSPAVGEPGAAGSAVVAAEPARSALPWLGTSGWTPALRLFCFPHAGGGAAVFRPWVSGDGRARIQICPVRPPGRETRWGEPVLGRVADLAEDFLRAAAPLLTTPFALLGNSLGSLVASEVARQVHERGLPAPVHLLVAASAAPGTDARRVQLSGLSDAKFAGELQRRYGGIPDTILNDPEHLEAYLPTLHGDVVAGETYRPDPEPRLTCPVTALVGVADSSVPVGSVDGWRTRTTGPFARHVLPGGHFAVLDHREFVLRILEADAPIRQNAHL; translated from the coding sequence TTGCGGGAGTCTGGCGATGATTCACCGGCCGTCGGGGAACCGGGAGCCGCCGGCTCCGCCGTGGTCGCGGCCGAGCCGGCACGCAGCGCGCTGCCGTGGCTCGGCACATCCGGCTGGACCCCCGCCCTGCGGCTGTTCTGCTTCCCGCACGCCGGTGGCGGCGCCGCCGTCTTCCGGCCCTGGGTTTCCGGCGATGGCCGGGCGCGGATCCAGATCTGCCCGGTACGGCCGCCCGGCCGCGAGACCCGGTGGGGCGAACCCGTACTCGGCCGCGTCGCCGATCTCGCCGAGGACTTCCTCCGTGCGGCAGCCCCGCTGCTGACGACGCCGTTCGCGTTGCTCGGCAACAGTCTCGGCTCGCTGGTCGCCTCCGAGGTCGCCCGGCAGGTGCACGAGCGCGGCCTGCCCGCACCCGTGCACCTGCTGGTCGCCGCCTCGGCGGCACCCGGCACGGACGCCCGCCGCGTCCAGCTGTCCGGCCTTTCCGACGCGAAGTTCGCCGGTGAGCTCCAGCGCCGTTACGGCGGCATCCCCGACACGATCCTGAACGATCCCGAGCACCTGGAGGCGTACCTGCCGACCCTGCACGGCGACGTGGTGGCGGGCGAGACTTATCGCCCCGACCCGGAGCCACGGCTCACCTGCCCGGTGACGGCCCTGGTCGGCGTCGCCGACTCCAGTGTGCCCGTGGGCAGTGTGGACGGCTGGCGGACGAGGACCACCGGCCCCTTCGCCCGTCACGTCCTGCCCGGCGGGCACTTCGCCGTCCTGGACCACCGCGAGTTCGTTCTCCGCATTCTCGAAGCCGACGCCCCGATCCGCCAGAACGCTCACCTCTGA
- a CDS encoding aspartate/glutamate racemase family protein produces MTADGYSGALGVLGGMGPSASAGFLQTVYEAAAEQSGSFAEQTLPRCLLDSDPAFPDRTEVIRTGGEVEFTARLARRLAGLEELGATRIVVACVTAHHFLDRLEPARRTRLISLVDVILDELEAVGAGERLLLVASHGTRDARVFERTTRWPTVAHRVVLPGPEVQETLHQLLYRLKSEPATDEISTRFLRIAAEHGCRGLIAGCTEAHLLTRRLRGGEHRIIDPLLTIATQLKSLLAE; encoded by the coding sequence ATGACGGCTGACGGCTACAGCGGCGCCCTGGGTGTCCTCGGCGGGATGGGCCCGTCCGCGTCGGCCGGATTCCTCCAGACCGTGTACGAGGCAGCGGCCGAGCAGTCGGGCTCGTTCGCCGAACAGACCCTGCCTCGCTGCCTGCTCGACTCGGACCCGGCCTTTCCCGACCGCACCGAGGTGATCCGCACTGGCGGGGAGGTGGAGTTCACGGCGCGGCTCGCGCGCCGCCTGGCCGGTCTTGAGGAACTAGGGGCCACCCGGATCGTGGTCGCCTGCGTGACCGCCCACCACTTCCTGGACCGGCTCGAGCCCGCCCGGCGCACCCGGCTGATCTCGCTCGTGGACGTGATCCTCGACGAACTCGAAGCCGTCGGCGCGGGGGAGCGCCTTCTGCTGGTCGCCAGCCACGGCACGCGCGACGCCCGCGTCTTCGAGCGGACGACCCGCTGGCCCACCGTGGCGCACCGGGTCGTGCTCCCCGGGCCGGAGGTTCAAGAAACACTGCACCAGCTGCTCTATCGCCTCAAGTCGGAGCCGGCCACCGATGAGATCTCCACCCGCTTCCTGCGGATCGCGGCCGAGCACGGCTGCCGAGGGCTGATCGCGGGTTGCACCGAGGCCCACCTGCTGACGCGCAGGCTGCGCGGCGGCGAGCACCGGATCATCGACCCCCTGCTCACCATCGCCACACAACTGAAGTCTCTGCTCGCCGAATGA